TGAACAGCGTGGCCCCCACGGCGGTACTCGACCGGTGCGCTTCGGCCTGATCGGCCACCTGATACGACTCGCCGGGCCGCAGCGTGAAGGTGCGCCCGTCGGCCAGTTCGGTGTCCAGCTGCCCGGCCAGCACGAGCAGGATGTGGCCTTTCTCGCACCAGTGGTCGGCCAGATACCCGGCGCTGTACTCGACCATCCGCACACGCACGGGTCCACCCGGTCCGGCTCCGAACTGCCGGGTGCGCCACGTCGCCGCGCCGCGCTCGCCGGGGTGCTCGGTGGCGGGCACGTCGGCCCAGGTGGTCACCCCGAAGGGAATGTCGGTCAGCTGCATGGTTCGGGCCTCCGGGGACGGAACACGGGTAAACGGAGAAGGGGGCGGCGGGTCTCAGCGGTCACGCCCCCACGCGGGGGGACGGTGCTGGGACGCGCCGCCCCCTGCGGGGAGCTGGTGCGTGGTACCACCCAACTTCACCGGTCATCACCGGTCTCCATTGGCCCTCTGACGGGGGGTGTCCGGACGGGTCTAGTCGGCCCGTGGGCCTTTCTTCCGTCGGCGCGGGAGGTGATCTTCGGTACTCGCGGCTGGCGTCAGGCTTTCACCGTCCCTGACTCGCTCGTGCTGCCCTGCGCGCCCTACTGTCCTCTCGGTCGCCTCTGCTGTCTCACCCCGGTCTGGGGTGCGCCTCATGGTAGGGCGGCAGGCTGGGGTCGGTCAACGTGGACCGCCGCACGGCGTCCCGTTGAGGGTATGCTGGACGGTGATTGTTGCGGTCCGCCTACCCCCGAGGTCACCGCGCGCATGTGAAAACGGACAGCGCGCGTTTAGAATTGGTTTCAGGAGTTTGAACGAATGACATTCCCCACCCCCCCTGCCTGCCCCGACCGGACCGCCCCTGAGGCGCGGCCCATGCGGGTCGGCATTGCCCTTTCCAACTGTGCCCGACGGGAGGCCACGCCGTGACCGACACCCATCAGAGCCTCCCGTTTCACGAGTTGCAGCAGAAGATCCTCCCGGAACTGCACCTGATCGCCGCCGGGTACGGCATCGAGAACTACCGCAAGCTGAAGAAGGACGCCCTGGCCCTGGCGATCATGGAGCATCAGGCGGCCAGTGAAGGCCAGCTGCTCGCGCGCGGCTTCCTGGAGATCAGCCCTGACGGGTACGGCTTCCTGCAGGCCGACCTGCTCGACCCGAACAGCCGCACGGTGCTGATCAGCGCCGGCGTGATCAAGCAGTACCACCTGCGGACCGGGGACGAGATCATCGGCCGCGCCCGCAAGCCCCGCGAGAACGAACGCTTCGGCGCGCTGGTGCAGGTGGAGGCCGTGAACGGCGTGGACCCCGAGACGGCCCGCCGCCGCCCGCGCTTCGATGACCTGACCCCCACCTTCCCGGACGCGCAGCTGGTGCTGGAAGACCCCACCATGGACGACGGCCTGAGCCTGCGCGTCGTGGACCTGCTGGTGCCCATCGGGCGCGGGCAGCGTGCGCTGATCGTCGCGCCGCCCAAGGCCGGCAAGACCAGCCTGCTGAAGAAGATCGCGAACTCCATCGTCAAGAACTACCCGGACGTGACCGTCATGGTCCTGCTGGTCGACGAACGCCCAGAGGAGGTCACGGACTTCCGCGAGAGCGTGCAGGGTGCGCAGGTCATCGCCAGCACCTTCGACGAGCCGCCCCAGCATCACGTGCGCGTCGCGGAGTTCGTGCACGAACGCGCCCGCCGCATCGTCGAGGAGGGTGGGCACGTCGTGATCCTGCTGGACTCCATCACGCGACTGGCCCGCGCGAACAACCTCGTCACCCCGCCCACCGGGCGCACCCTGTCCGGCGGTCTGGACAGCAACGCCCTGCACTGGCCCAAACGCTTCCTGGGTGCCGCACGCAACATCCGCGAGGGTGGCAGCCTGACCATCCTGGCGACCGCCCTCGTGGAGACCGGCAGCCGCATGGACGACGTGATCTTCGAGGAATTCAAGGGCACCGGCAACGCGGAACTCGTGCTGTCGCGCCGCCTCGAGGAACGCCGGATCTTCCCGGCGCTGGACATCCTGAAGTCCGGCACGCGCCGCGAGGAACTGCTGCTGCAGCCTGAAGTCCTGAAGAAGATGTGGCTGCTGCGCAAGGTCATCAGTGACATGGACCCCGCGGACGCGATGGAGATGCTGCTGTCCCGCATGGGTAAAACCCGGAACAACGTCGAATTCCTGCAGGCCCTGGCCGGCGGCTGACGTTCGTCTACTCGATTTCACTCCCCGGAGCTCACCCTTGTCCTTTCCTTCTGTGCGCCGCGCGACGCGGCTCCTGACCCTCGGTACCCTGCTGGGCCTCGCCCAGGCGCAACAATCCACTCCGGAAGAGCGGCTGCTCTCGCCGCTGCAGCTGCAACTCAGCAGCCCGGCGGACGTCGTCCTCACCCGCGACCGTGG
The Deinococcus sedimenti DNA segment above includes these coding regions:
- the rho gene encoding transcription termination factor Rho encodes the protein MTDTHQSLPFHELQQKILPELHLIAAGYGIENYRKLKKDALALAIMEHQAASEGQLLARGFLEISPDGYGFLQADLLDPNSRTVLISAGVIKQYHLRTGDEIIGRARKPRENERFGALVQVEAVNGVDPETARRRPRFDDLTPTFPDAQLVLEDPTMDDGLSLRVVDLLVPIGRGQRALIVAPPKAGKTSLLKKIANSIVKNYPDVTVMVLLVDERPEEVTDFRESVQGAQVIASTFDEPPQHHVRVAEFVHERARRIVEEGGHVVILLDSITRLARANNLVTPPTGRTLSGGLDSNALHWPKRFLGAARNIREGGSLTILATALVETGSRMDDVIFEEFKGTGNAELVLSRRLEERRIFPALDILKSGTRREELLLQPEVLKKMWLLRKVISDMDPADAMEMLLSRMGKTRNNVEFLQALAGG
- a CDS encoding DHCW motif cupin fold protein, coding for MQLTDIPFGVTTWADVPATEHPGERGAATWRTRQFGAGPGGPVRVRMVEYSAGYLADHWCEKGHILLVLAGQLDTELADGRTFTLRPGESYQVADQAEAHRSSTAVGATLFIVD